Proteins encoded in a region of the Gallalistipes aquisgranensis genome:
- a CDS encoding L-cysteine desulfidase family protein, whose translation MTARERAGIVALMKREVVPAIGCTEPAAVALCVARAREVLGEVPSRIEVLLSANMLKNAMGVGIPGTGMIGLPVAVALGALVGKSGYGLEVLKDTTPQAVERAREMIDARAIRIALKEGIAEKLYVEVLCTGRDGQSRAVIAGGHTRFVHLSCGEKVLLDLETGTGGEEDAQAPELDLRRVYDFALSAPLDEIRFILESGRLNMAAAERSFEGHYGHELGRVLRSRVEERVMGESIFSHILSYTSAACDARMAGAPIPVMSNSGSGNQGIAATVPVVVYARECGAAEEELIRALVLSHLTVIYIKQSLGRLSALCGCVVAATGSSCGITYLMGGGYPEVVRAVKNMIANLTGMICDGAKPSCALKLTSGVSTAVLSAMLAIEGKCVTPAEGIIDEDVDRCIRNLTLIGSRGMQETDRLVLEIMTDKE comes from the coding sequence ATGACAGCCCGGGAGCGGGCCGGGATCGTGGCCCTGATGAAGCGCGAAGTGGTTCCTGCGATAGGATGTACCGAGCCCGCCGCCGTGGCCCTGTGCGTGGCACGGGCGAGGGAGGTGTTGGGGGAGGTGCCTTCGCGGATCGAAGTGTTGCTGAGTGCCAACATGCTTAAAAATGCCATGGGGGTGGGGATTCCCGGAACGGGGATGATCGGGCTGCCGGTGGCCGTCGCTCTCGGGGCGCTGGTCGGAAAGTCCGGCTACGGGCTGGAGGTGCTGAAGGATACCACGCCGCAGGCCGTGGAGCGGGCGCGGGAGATGATCGACGCCCGGGCGATCCGGATCGCCCTCAAGGAGGGGATCGCGGAGAAACTCTACGTGGAGGTGCTCTGTACGGGAAGGGACGGGCAGTCCCGGGCGGTGATTGCCGGCGGGCATACCCGGTTCGTCCACCTCTCCTGCGGGGAGAAGGTGTTGCTCGATCTGGAGACGGGAACCGGCGGGGAAGAGGACGCACAGGCGCCTGAACTCGACCTGCGCCGGGTGTACGACTTCGCCCTCTCTGCCCCGCTGGACGAGATACGGTTCATCCTGGAGAGCGGCCGCCTCAACATGGCCGCGGCCGAGCGTTCGTTCGAGGGGCATTACGGCCATGAGCTGGGACGGGTCCTCCGCAGCCGGGTGGAGGAGAGGGTGATGGGCGAGAGCATCTTTTCGCATATCCTCTCCTACACGTCCGCCGCCTGCGATGCGCGGATGGCCGGAGCGCCGATTCCCGTGATGAGCAATTCGGGCAGCGGCAACCAGGGGATTGCGGCCACCGTGCCCGTGGTGGTCTATGCCCGCGAGTGCGGGGCCGCGGAAGAGGAACTGATCCGGGCACTGGTGCTGAGCCATCTCACGGTGATCTACATCAAGCAGAGCCTGGGCAGGCTTTCGGCCCTGTGCGGCTGTGTGGTGGCCGCCACCGGTTCCAGTTGCGGAATCACCTATCTGATGGGTGGCGGTTATCCCGAAGTGGTGCGGGCGGTAAAGAACATGATCGCCAACCTCACGGGTATGATCTGCGACGGGGCCAAGCCCAGCTGTGCGCTGAAACTCACCAGCGGGGTTTCGACCGCGGTGCTGTCGGCCATGCTGGCGATCGAAGGCAAGTGCGTCACTCCGGCCGAGGGAATCATCGACGAGGATGTCGACCGCTGTATCCGCAATCTGACGCTGATCGGTTCGCGCGGGATGCAGGAGACTGACCGTCTGGTGCTCGAAATCATGACGGACAAGGAGTGA
- a CDS encoding TonB-dependent receptor yields MRRIFTKIISLSLALVACTLWDAGAQNKTTVSISGSVVTKESGKTKTPIPYAVVSLPEIGVATTTNLQGEFEIKSLAPGTYKIEISSLGYEKISTTVDAKATVTNLSYAMVETSFRLDNIVVSAQESKAGAATATKISRAAMDHLMTTSLADIMSLLPGEAVTRPDLTYNQATGIRGGQSFGTAIIMDGSPLSNNANLQVLTMTTGSQQNTALPGSTEDEYGTTVYRQNTPTSGFDLRNITTDNIESVEVIRGIASVEYGDITSGAVIVNTKAGHSPLAIKFNTNPNVYMFSATQGFNLSPKAGGGSINYGADYTYNVADPTQGYDFYQRVTGRVGYTNTLFDGKFYTNSVVNFIYSKDKGEPNPDDADDLETFNERDLGIRFNTNGTLNFNKGWFKNIKYNASVSYTNKRTYYEDELTNADYPYSTAMTDGATISSIPGRHIYDEDGSEVTNFTDAEAGKKAWVLPGSYKSQYNVYGKELNTYAKLLATFAGKLGPTNHRILIGGDFRNSGNLGQGRVFDPEYPPYRNVSYQFAGHRERSYKDIPFLNHLGAFAEESFRWTFARRELNIVAGVRYDHVVDFKGGWSPRLNASLDILPEQHLSVRGGYGITMKAPSVALLSPDNAYFDMLNFDNSSSYYAEEAQMYQLVTTRVFNTHNPDLQMAKAKKWEVGLDFRIGQVRGYLTWYRDKCLNGYTFGSTPSSFRSVKYVQYEEGDVPDDGTTLPQPVLEASNDILVEYTMPTNNYAYQTEGIEAEIDFGRIDAIRTSFSLNGAWTRHKSWTNNYTFWNRTTGTDYATYPHMGVFEPGNDVSHHESIITNLRITHNIPKIGFIVTLTANVIWKDNLWHTYGNDSIPVKYISKYDGQMYDLDPSKLGGADPEFNGLDRYNYLNERRHLRERNRPPLLCMNINLTKEIGQYLRVSFFANNMFRNMPYFKSNVDIGTRVRRNRDKFFFGVELSALIK; encoded by the coding sequence ATGAGGAGAATCTTTACCAAAATCATCTCTTTGTCTCTGGCCCTGGTCGCATGTACCCTCTGGGATGCAGGTGCACAGAACAAAACGACGGTCTCCATTTCCGGTTCCGTCGTGACGAAAGAGTCGGGGAAGACGAAGACCCCGATACCCTATGCGGTCGTTTCGCTGCCCGAGATCGGCGTGGCCACCACGACCAACCTGCAGGGCGAATTCGAAATCAAGTCGCTCGCCCCCGGCACCTATAAGATTGAAATATCCTCGCTGGGATACGAAAAGATCAGCACGACGGTCGATGCCAAGGCAACCGTGACCAATCTGTCGTACGCCATGGTAGAAACCTCGTTCCGGCTGGACAACATCGTGGTATCGGCCCAGGAAAGCAAGGCGGGGGCCGCCACGGCCACCAAAATCTCGCGGGCGGCGATGGACCACCTGATGACCACGTCGCTGGCCGACATCATGTCGCTGCTGCCGGGCGAGGCCGTCACGAGGCCCGACCTGACCTACAACCAAGCCACCGGCATCCGGGGCGGACAGAGTTTCGGCACGGCGATCATCATGGACGGTTCGCCGCTCTCGAACAACGCCAACCTGCAGGTGCTGACCATGACCACGGGTTCCCAGCAGAACACGGCCCTCCCGGGAAGCACCGAGGACGAATACGGAACCACCGTCTACCGGCAGAATACGCCCACTTCGGGATTCGACCTGCGGAACATCACCACGGACAACATCGAATCGGTCGAGGTGATCCGGGGCATCGCCTCCGTGGAATACGGCGACATCACCTCGGGCGCCGTGATCGTCAACACCAAAGCGGGCCATTCGCCGCTGGCCATCAAGTTCAACACCAATCCGAACGTCTACATGTTCTCGGCCACGCAGGGCTTCAACCTTTCGCCCAAAGCGGGAGGGGGCAGCATCAACTACGGAGCCGACTACACCTATAACGTGGCCGACCCCACCCAGGGGTACGACTTCTACCAGCGGGTGACGGGCCGCGTGGGCTACACCAACACGCTGTTCGACGGCAAGTTCTACACCAATTCGGTGGTGAACTTCATCTACTCCAAGGACAAGGGCGAGCCCAACCCGGACGACGCCGACGATCTGGAGACCTTCAACGAACGCGACCTGGGCATCCGCTTCAACACGAACGGAACGCTGAACTTCAACAAGGGTTGGTTCAAGAACATCAAATACAACGCCTCGGTCAGCTACACCAACAAGAGGACCTACTACGAGGACGAACTCACCAACGCCGACTATCCCTACTCCACGGCCATGACGGACGGAGCCACGATCTCCAGCATCCCCGGCCGGCACATCTACGACGAAGACGGTTCGGAGGTGACGAACTTCACGGATGCGGAAGCCGGCAAGAAGGCATGGGTTCTGCCCGGAAGCTACAAATCGCAGTACAACGTCTACGGCAAGGAGCTCAATACCTACGCCAAACTGCTGGCCACCTTCGCCGGCAAACTCGGCCCCACGAACCACCGCATCCTCATCGGCGGCGATTTCCGCAACTCGGGCAACCTGGGACAGGGACGGGTTTTCGATCCCGAATACCCGCCCTACCGCAACGTATCGTACCAGTTCGCCGGACACCGCGAACGCTCCTACAAGGACATTCCGTTCCTGAACCATCTGGGCGCCTTCGCGGAGGAGAGCTTCCGCTGGACGTTCGCCCGCCGGGAACTGAACATCGTGGCCGGCGTACGGTACGACCACGTAGTCGATTTCAAGGGGGGATGGTCTCCGCGTCTGAACGCATCGCTGGACATTCTGCCCGAACAGCACCTGAGCGTCCGGGGCGGTTACGGCATCACGATGAAGGCACCCTCGGTGGCCCTTCTCTCGCCCGACAATGCCTATTTCGACATGCTGAACTTCGACAACAGCAGCAGCTACTACGCCGAAGAGGCCCAGATGTACCAGCTCGTCACCACCCGCGTGTTCAACACCCACAATCCCGACCTGCAGATGGCGAAAGCCAAGAAATGGGAAGTGGGCCTCGACTTCCGGATCGGACAGGTGCGGGGCTATCTGACCTGGTACCGCGACAAGTGCCTGAACGGCTACACGTTCGGCAGCACGCCGTCGAGTTTCAGGAGCGTGAAGTACGTGCAGTACGAAGAGGGCGACGTACCCGATGACGGGACGACGCTGCCCCAGCCGGTGCTGGAGGCCAGCAACGACATCCTCGTGGAATACACCATGCCGACCAACAACTACGCCTACCAGACCGAGGGCATCGAGGCGGAGATCGACTTCGGCCGGATCGACGCCATCCGCACCTCCTTCTCGCTCAACGGAGCCTGGACACGCCATAAATCGTGGACGAACAACTATACGTTCTGGAACCGCACGACCGGCACCGACTACGCCACCTATCCCCACATGGGCGTCTTCGAACCGGGCAACGACGTGTCGCACCACGAGTCGATCATCACCAACCTGCGCATCACGCACAACATTCCGAAGATCGGCTTCATCGTCACCCTGACCGCCAACGTGATCTGGAAGGACAACCTGTGGCACACCTACGGAAACGACTCGATTCCAGTCAAATACATCTCCAAATACGACGGACAGATGTATGACCTCGATCCTTCGAAACTGGGAGGGGCCGATCCCGAATTCAACGGGCTCGACCGGTACAACTACCTCAACGAACGCCGCCATCTGCGCGAACGGAACCGGCCGCCCCTGCTCTGCATGAACATCAACCTGACCAAGGAGATCGGGCAGTACCTGCGCGTGTCGTTCTTCGCCAACAACATGTTCCGCAACATGCCCTACTTCAAAAGCAACGTGGACATCGGCACCCGCGTACGGCGCAACCGGGACAAATTCTTCTTCGGCGTCGAACTGTCCGCATTAATCAAGTAA
- a CDS encoding DUF4876 domain-containing protein codes for MKKAYIALLSLALPVSGLVSCSEMMTEAGDAEIVEPITVSYKVNAVTGFVDADGKGEPDPNFPTEGLKATFVNYEESSFTSATVDADGIATATLTPGVYTINVAGSVENEGETYYLNGAAQNISLTKNVSREEAAAGSTLNLRPAKVGPLCIKEVYYCGISPYYFRDQTYEIYNNGDEVYYLDHLCFTQLYPDQATAVLPAWPASEGKDNFVYGITLWQFPGNGTDYPLAPGESVIIVQESRDHRENNPNSFDNSMAEWEMWAGGKPERDNPNVPNLQYVFWGGYINTWQWLTSVSGAAFCLYQPGQALTFGDTNYWKLGETTQKEVNGTYEWAKIPAETVMDGVEFLPSMSDLNMKRIPGFVDAGGFSVGEIYVGKSVSRKKIGERPDGTPLYQDTNNSTDDFQINDRPAIRRNGEKVPSWSPSNH; via the coding sequence ATGAAAAAAGCATATATCGCATTGCTCAGTCTCGCGCTTCCCGTTTCGGGTCTGGTGTCCTGTTCCGAAATGATGACCGAAGCCGGCGACGCGGAAATCGTGGAACCCATCACCGTCTCCTACAAAGTGAATGCCGTGACCGGATTCGTGGACGCGGACGGCAAGGGCGAACCCGACCCGAACTTCCCGACCGAAGGGCTGAAAGCCACCTTCGTCAACTACGAGGAGAGCAGTTTCACCTCCGCCACGGTGGATGCCGACGGAATCGCCACGGCGACGCTCACCCCGGGCGTCTACACGATCAACGTGGCCGGTTCCGTGGAGAATGAAGGGGAAACCTATTACCTGAACGGGGCCGCCCAGAACATCTCGCTGACGAAAAACGTCTCGCGGGAAGAGGCCGCCGCCGGATCGACACTCAACCTGCGTCCGGCCAAAGTAGGCCCCCTCTGCATCAAGGAGGTCTACTACTGCGGCATTTCCCCCTACTACTTCCGCGACCAGACCTACGAAATCTACAACAACGGAGACGAAGTCTATTACCTCGACCACCTCTGTTTCACGCAGCTCTATCCCGATCAGGCGACGGCCGTACTGCCGGCCTGGCCCGCATCGGAGGGAAAGGACAATTTCGTGTACGGCATCACGCTGTGGCAGTTCCCGGGCAACGGAACCGACTATCCGCTGGCGCCGGGCGAATCGGTGATCATCGTACAGGAATCCCGCGACCACAGGGAAAACAATCCCAACTCGTTCGACAACTCGATGGCCGAATGGGAGATGTGGGCCGGAGGAAAACCCGAACGGGACAATCCCAACGTACCCAACCTGCAATACGTATTCTGGGGAGGCTACATCAACACGTGGCAGTGGCTGACCTCCGTATCCGGAGCCGCATTCTGCCTCTACCAGCCCGGGCAGGCGCTGACGTTCGGGGACACCAACTACTGGAAGCTCGGGGAGACCACCCAGAAAGAGGTGAACGGCACTTACGAATGGGCCAAGATTCCGGCCGAAACGGTCATGGACGGCGTGGAGTTCCTTCCCTCGATGTCCGACCTGAACATGAAGCGCATTCCCGGATTCGTGGATGCGGGCGGTTTCTCCGTGGGTGAGATCTACGTCGGGAAATCCGTCAGCCGGAAAAAGATCGGAGAGCGGCCCGACGGCACCCCCCTGTATCAGGACACGAACAACTCCACCGACGATTTCCAGATCAACGACCGGCCGGCCATCCGCCGCAACGGCGAGAAAGTTCCGAGCTGGAGTCCCAGCAATCACTAA
- a CDS encoding DUF6850 family outer membrane beta-barrel protein, whose product MIISCLLLVSGAVPARAQETGRTPNTAASIERIKTQNLWLSHTGNAAGAYIDDAAYYADADLYFTRTDGTFKRPQSGKMNTGFGFSTDGGGFLGKDKRFYAWGEFNYSRDKIRNAQYNASLIDPFRGTPYYIADKGLSNWINQSFDMKVKAATPLYCDVLYLGFEGSYAVADGAKQKDPRPEIEMSRVEVKPSLLLKMNRHSIGADFDYYSRREYGYARTVNSRVSQTIWVMVAPGFFREMVTGLGSNALTMRDYNANNLGGGLQYGFSGRQVKIVVSGNYAYEVEDAKTAESAESSDERPKLIGTTRQDRWDAQVNARFDNGTGRDSWYLNLSWSRQDMDGIEYLTEFDNNPDIMDYVVTFKNVRSNFKVTDLKGELSFMRNEEGNSYSWTVGAGAAYRKIANIYYLPRSTQDVESLTLEAYARKNFRTGQKSRLLADLHGGASKNLSSKMDYNGYQADNECYKDFTLKDFRYLSTSYLNGGVAVTYSHTGILKNTACYAGAAFDLYRAHGNRSLFNNRSYLTFRLGMAF is encoded by the coding sequence ATGATCATCAGCTGCCTGCTGCTCGTATCGGGCGCGGTTCCGGCACGGGCGCAGGAGACGGGCAGAACCCCCAACACAGCCGCTTCGATCGAACGGATCAAGACCCAGAACCTGTGGCTGTCCCACACCGGCAACGCCGCGGGAGCCTACATCGACGATGCCGCCTACTACGCCGATGCAGACCTCTACTTCACCCGCACGGACGGAACGTTCAAGCGGCCCCAGAGCGGCAAAATGAACACCGGATTCGGATTCAGCACCGACGGAGGGGGATTTCTCGGAAAGGACAAACGGTTCTACGCCTGGGGAGAATTCAACTACTCCCGCGACAAAATCCGAAACGCACAGTACAACGCCTCGCTGATCGACCCGTTCCGCGGAACGCCCTACTATATTGCGGACAAGGGGCTCAGCAACTGGATCAACCAGAGTTTCGACATGAAGGTGAAAGCGGCGACCCCTCTCTACTGCGACGTGCTGTACCTCGGCTTCGAAGGGTCGTATGCCGTGGCCGACGGTGCCAAGCAGAAAGACCCCCGGCCCGAAATAGAAATGTCGCGGGTGGAGGTGAAACCGAGCCTGCTGCTGAAAATGAACCGCCACTCGATCGGCGCCGACTTCGATTATTACAGCCGCCGGGAATACGGATACGCACGGACGGTAAACTCCCGTGTCAGCCAGACGATCTGGGTGATGGTGGCGCCCGGTTTCTTCCGTGAAATGGTGACCGGACTGGGTTCCAACGCCCTGACCATGCGCGACTACAACGCCAACAACCTGGGCGGAGGCCTTCAGTACGGATTCTCGGGCCGCCAGGTGAAAATCGTCGTTTCGGGCAACTACGCCTACGAGGTGGAAGACGCGAAGACGGCCGAAAGCGCGGAGAGCAGCGACGAACGGCCGAAACTGATCGGCACCACCCGCCAGGACCGGTGGGATGCACAGGTCAACGCCCGGTTCGACAACGGCACGGGCCGCGACTCGTGGTACCTGAACCTGTCGTGGAGCCGGCAGGATATGGACGGCATCGAATACCTCACCGAATTCGACAACAACCCCGACATCATGGATTACGTGGTGACGTTCAAGAACGTGCGGTCGAACTTCAAAGTCACCGACCTGAAAGGCGAACTGTCCTTCATGCGCAACGAAGAGGGCAACAGTTACAGTTGGACGGTGGGAGCCGGCGCCGCCTACCGGAAAATAGCCAATATCTACTACCTGCCGCGCAGCACGCAGGACGTGGAGAGCCTGACGCTGGAGGCCTATGCCCGGAAAAATTTCCGGACCGGGCAGAAAAGCCGGCTGCTGGCCGACCTGCACGGAGGGGCGAGCAAGAACCTCTCCTCGAAAATGGACTACAACGGCTACCAGGCCGACAACGAATGTTACAAGGATTTCACGCTGAAAGATTTCCGTTACCTGAGCACCAGCTACCTCAACGGCGGGGTGGCGGTGACCTACTCGCACACGGGTATCCTGAAAAACACGGCCTGCTACGCCGGGGCCGCATTCGACCTGTACCGGGCACACGGCAACCGAAGTCTGTTCAACAACCGGAGCTACCTTACCTTCAGGCTGGGCATGGCATTCTGA